Part of the Eshraghiella crossota genome is shown below.
ACAGCGGTCTCGGAGGCTGTAACCAATTCTGTTATTCACGGTTACGGTGGAAATGGCGGTAAAATAATAATCGAATGTTCTGTTGAGAATAATACAATGGAAGTTATGATAAAAGATTTTGGAAAAGGAATTGCTGATGTTGAAAAGGCAATGGAACCTATGTATACAACCGATGCGCTGCATGAACGCTCAGGCATGGGATTTACATTTATGGAAGTGTTTATGGATGAACTTCAGGTGGTGTCTGAAAAAGGTGGAGGCACAACCGTGATCATGAAAAAAACATTCGGGAGAATAACGGAGTAATTGGAGGTGTGATTTATGGATCATACCAAAGAACTTATTGCTCTTGCCCATGAAGGGAATAAAGAAGCCAGAGATATGCTTGTAATGCATAATATGGGGCTTGTCTACAGTATTGCAAAGCGTTTTGCCAACAGAGGTTATGAAATGGATGACATTGTTTCCATAGGAACAATAGGATTAATTAAGGCCATTGATAAGTTCGACCTGAATATGGATGTAATGTTATCGACCTACGCCGTGCCTATGATAAGCGGGGAAATCAAAAGATTTATAAGGGATGACGGAATAATCAAAATATCACGCTCCATAAAAGAGAACGGCTGGAAAATCAACCAGGCAAAAGATTATCTGTCACAAAAACTTAAAAGAGAGGTAACCATTGAAGAGATTTCCAAAGAAACGGGGATATGCACTGAGGATATTGTTGTAGCGATGGAAGCATCAAAAGATGTTGAATCAATTTACCAGACAATTTATCAAAGCGACGGTAATCAGATATATGTGGTAGATAAACTTGCTGCATCAGCCAAAGAAAGTGACCATGATAAAATTATGAATCATGTCATGCTTGAAGAAACCATGAATATTTTGGAAAAAGATGAGAAAACTATTATAGAAATGAGATATTTTCAGGAAAAGACCCAGTCGGAGGTCGCAAAAATACTGGGAATATCCCAGGTTCAGGTATCACGCATGGAGAAAAAAATTTTGCTCAGGATGCGTAAAAATATGGAGGTATAAATGGACAAGGTCTATATCAGTTTTCAAAAAAGCAGTGAAGTAAGCAGCAGGAAAATAACGATTGGAGACATTGCATCTGTATATTGTAAAGATAATTCCATACAGGCAAAAATAAAGTCTTTACCCATAATAAGCGTACCTGAAACAGAAAGCAGAAGATATGTGGTAACAGCAATAAAAGTGTTTTCTGTAATTGAAGAAAACGTAAATGGGACAGAGTTAATTAACCTTGGCGAACCGGAGTTTGTTGTGTCTTACAAAAAGGAAAAAAAGCAGAACAAGGTAACTGATTTCCTGAAAGTTATACTTGCTTCCGTTGTTATATTCTGCGGAAGTGCTTTTGCAATCATGGCTTATGACAATGATGTGGACATTAATGGTATATTTGAGACAATGAGTAAATGGGTTACGGGGGACAATAAAGCCGTGTTTTTGCAGCAGGTGATGTATTCACTGGGACTTTTTCTGGGAATTATGATTTTTTATAACAGA
Proteins encoded:
- a CDS encoding SigF/SigG family RNA polymerase sporulation sigma factor, translating into MDHTKELIALAHEGNKEARDMLVMHNMGLVYSIAKRFANRGYEMDDIVSIGTIGLIKAIDKFDLNMDVMLSTYAVPMISGEIKRFIRDDGIIKISRSIKENGWKINQAKDYLSQKLKREVTIEEISKETGICTEDIVVAMEASKDVESIYQTIYQSDGNQIYVVDKLAASAKESDHDKIMNHVMLEETMNILEKDEKTIIEMRYFQEKTQSEVAKILGISQVQVSRMEKKILLRMRKNMEV
- the spoIIAB gene encoding anti-sigma F factor; translated protein: MNRFKMEMEALSENEGFARVCVAAFVTRLDPTLEEINDVKTAVSEAVTNSVIHGYGGNGGKIIIECSVENNTMEVMIKDFGKGIADVEKAMEPMYTTDALHERSGMGFTFMEVFMDELQVVSEKGGGTTVIMKKTFGRITE
- a CDS encoding stage V sporulation protein AA yields the protein MDKVYISFQKSSEVSSRKITIGDIASVYCKDNSIQAKIKSLPIISVPETESRRYVVTAIKVFSVIEENVNGTELINLGEPEFVVSYKKEKKQNKVTDFLKVILASVVIFCGSAFAIMAYDNDVDINGIFETMSKWVTGDNKAVFLQQVMYSLGLFLGIMIFYNRIGKRKSVKDPTPLDIQMRLYEDDINTTIINNSEREEKADDVE